The following is a genomic window from Drosophila busckii strain San Diego stock center, stock number 13000-0081.31 chromosome 2L, ASM1175060v1, whole genome shotgun sequence.
AGCCTCTTCCATATAGTGGGTGGTTACCAAAATAGCCTTCTCTTTGCGCAGTGCCAGCAAAATATCCCACAATTCACGACGTGATTCAATGTCCAAGCCAGAAGAGGGCTCATCTAGTATGACAATTCTATAGATAAAAAAGATAATGAAAGTAAAAccaataatatataaaattgttttactaACTTGGTATTCCCCGCAATGGCAATGCCCAAGGAAAGACGCCGCTTCATGCCACCGGACAAATTGCAACCatattcatttgttttgtcgGTTAAATTTAACTTTCGCAGCTTTTCCTTGGCCCAGAGACGCGCATCCTGACGACTTGCACCACGCAGTTGTGCAAAGAACTCCAAATGTTGCTGACAGGTCATATAGTTCATAAAAACACTGTGCTGTGGACAGAAACCAATCAGATGACGATACGAAGCCACATCACGTTCACTGCAGGCAATTATTTTACCCGAATCCTTCGGCACAATTCCTGGGAAAATTAGaaagttaattaatataaaatacgcGAGAAACAAAATCTTTGTATCTTGCCCATTATCATGTTCATGATTGTGGTTTTTCCGGCGCCATTATGTCCCAGCAATACGGTTATCTCTTTGTTTCTAATTGTCATATCTAAATTTTGGGCAATTGTGGTTTCACGTTTgctgctttgaaattttttgcaGAGATCACTGATGATAATAGCATCAGTGCCACGTGGTGATGTAGTATACTCATTGCGTTGACGCTTCTTGTAAGTTTCGGGctaagaattaaaataaaattaaattgattttatacataatacaAAAGCCACTTACGTTTAGGAAGAAGAACAGGGGACGCTTAAGTCCACCATGTCCGGGAAATACACATGCAAAGTAATTGTAAAGCACAGCATACAAGATGGTTTGAAAAATAAGCAgtatatatagagagaaaAGACGACTAGAATCGAATTTAATAATGCGAAACAGATCGCTACCGCTAAGCTCTCGATCTGTAAAAGTAAATCTTATAGTTTAAAGGCTTTAAATGAACAAAAGCAACTTACGCTTGTTGGAAAATGTCTGCAGGACGTCCAAGCCTTCCAGAAAAGCATTCGTACACAGAAAATAACAGGCCAGCTTGCTAATCCAGCTGCGCACAAATGTAAACGCATAGGGTATAATGAAGAGTACGAGGCCACCAATTTTGGCATAGAATACTGCAAAATATAAACgataattatttaagtaaacATAGTTAAAGCCAAGCAAAGCTTACCTGAGTGAAAGCAAACCGATATGAGATACGCATATGACATTTGCGCTACGATGTagagcaaatataaaaaaacggCAAATATAATTCCGCTATTACCCAAGGCATGATAATAGTAGGCGGGTATTAACGTTATAGTGAGAAAAAATGCATAGCAAAAGAAGCGTAtggaaaaaaatgttaatccGTCCAAGAAGCTCATGGGTGTAACCAGATTAAGAAACGCTTTTATGCCATTGTGCTTCTCCTCCACATAGGGCACAACAAAAGTgcttagcagcaaaaatgtaaagaatATGCTAAATAATGTGCCAGAATTGTTGATGCGATTGCTGTCAGCATTGGACAGCTCTAAATTGGGCATAGatttcaacagcagctcatAGTTATTATCTATTCGTTGGTAACGCATATACTGGCGATCTATAACAAGCTGTAGTGTCAAGAATCCATTCCGTATATACTCATCATCATCTAAGGcaaaaagtcaattaatttatttaccatttaaaaaatatgtatgtattaccTTTCGCATGATTGATTTGTTCGTCATTTACAAAACGTTTCTCAGGCAGACTGCGCATTTGATTGGAGCTAAGTGTATATCTAAAGCTTCCATCATCCCCAGGTGCAGGCATTTCTTGGAAATTGATAGCAAAACAGTTGCCCCTGCAACGCTGTTCCATGTCCATTTGCATTTCATCGCTGCTGTTGTATTCCAACATGCCTAGCAAttgtttatgaaaatttttgttattttatatatattttgtttatacaaccactaagcaagaaatatatagaGGCGTCAGAGTGCGTTCGGCTGTTTTGAGTTCgaaagcaagcacaacaagAAATCTGTTTTCAGTCGCAGATCGACTGGTTACGATTGAGGACGGCTGCGTTTCTACGCGCTGTGTTCTCGTTTCTGTGGATGTGTGTACGTTTTTATGCGTATGCAAAAGGCACTGtggaaaaatttcaaaatagcGGGAATTCTGGcttttttgaaaatgaaagcagctttTTCAATCTGCCCTTGattgactaaaaaaaaaaaaggttgcgttgtattattttgttttttctgaAATTTGCGTGTtattacttatatttatttatatattttaagacaATGACTAAAAAAAAGTTCGCTAACTTCACTTTTTCACAAATTTTCCACTTTATTCACTCACGCTTTTTTCTATCTTTGATTTTGATGTTTTAGCCACCCAGAAACAGGTGCACTGGTCGCTTGATCGGTTGatagcactttttttttgctgtttggcgCATTCTTGCGTTTGATATATTTCTTGCTTAGTGATACAACTCACGTTCATATGGTAGTTCCAGCTCTGTGCGCACCTGGTCCACCAGCGATCTGGCATTCTCTGTGCTGGGCGcgtaatatattttatcatCATCATTTGCCGGAAagtataattgttttaaagccacctaaaagtaaacaaatcatCCGATGTACTTATTAAAGAAGATAGGAGtactttttaacttttatactTTCTGTTATAATTTTAAGCCCTGCGCTTCCCATACAATcaatttaatgtaatataACCATTTGGGTGACGGATGTGATATGGGCACCCTCTATTATTAAAGTTGTAGGCGAAGTTGTATAGTGAGCTCTACATGCATGTAACTacatatgtgtgagtgtgttttgTATTGTAACTTGGGCTACTTatcgctgtttttttttttgttgtagcgTAAGCACTGGCGtatcaataattataattgtacTCACATAATCCTTGGATTCAAATATTTCCATTCGAATCGTAGACGTATTGTCAGTCCAATGTAAATATGCCACATTACAAAAAGTCAAGAACAGGAATATGAGACATAGAGGTATCCAATTAAACCGTAAGTACAGAAAATTCTTCCGCCAAAACACAGGGATTAATACCCTGCATTGACTAGCCATTTTTGTAGCTAATTCTCCTTTATTGCTAGGCagaaatttagtttatttagcGCACTTCTCCATTTGTTAGGCGTATAAATTGCTTTCTCCCCTTTTTCGGCATCAGTGGGGTAGAGCTGAGTAATATTGCATTAACATTGACTGACGAGTATCTTAAAGTTTCGTGTCACGTCGTGACTACATAAAACATtaactgttgtttttttccgttaaatatttaaatttctatataccaatgattttttattatttttgcaaccAGCTCGAAAGAAGGCATACTACCATCTAAAAAATGCATGGACATATATTTTACACACCGATGGTCACTGTAAATATCAACCATTAACGTACTTTTGTAACACTTACTGTAGCGGCTTGTCACATACTTACTTAACAGAGTATGTTACTTAACAGTctcaaaacaataacaacgaaacttattgtattatttttatcagaagaatgagcaacaacaaatcacaAACTGCTCTATTTCCAATAAATTTGGATAAGCTTACTGATAAGGAACGACACAACTACATATTAAACCAATATGTGATACCAACGGCTGCAGAGGTGCAGTCACGCAAGCACAAACGCGATATAGATGTGATTCGGGAAAATCATAAATTTCTCTGGTCGGAGGATGCCGATGAGGACATCCAATCGCTTAGTTGGGAGCAGCGGTTAGCGCTTCGCTATTACCGCAAGCTCTTCAAGGAGTATTGCATAGCGGATCTATCACGATACAaggaaaataaaattgctctACGCTGGCGAACAGAGCAGGAGGTGGTCACTGGTATTGGACAGTTCCAATGCGGCAGTAGACACTGTGGTGTGCGCGAAGAGTTGCGCAGTTGGGAGGTTAACTTTAAGTATATAGAGCAAGGAACATCACAAAATGCGCTCGTCAAGGTAAGTCCGCAATAGAAGCTGGAAAATGTgtttactaaattttaaatctcGAGCAGGTACGTCTGTGTCCAACGCATACAGAACAGTTAAATtatagaacaaaaaaaaaggaatacaAACGACAAAGACGAAGAGAAAAGGAAGATCGCAAGGCAGAGATAAAGCTCAAGCGGCGTAAACTAAACGAGAGGGCGGACGACAGCGTTGAACCAGAAGAATCGAAGGACAAGATTCAAGAGGAAACCAAAGACGAAGCTGAATCAGATACACCGCAAGTTGGTGCTGCCACAGCTAATGAGGATGTCTGGAGCAAACAGATTGATATAAGCAAGGAAGAGCCTTCACGCGAGCTTGAATTCGAACGCTATTTAGAGGATCTCTTGCTATAGAAGGTGAAGGAGAGACTGAGAGCCCAAgcttgtttgtattttgaagTTTGTGCTCTTTAATGGCTATGGCTACTGCAGActtgtacataaatatacatttacatttatacaaTACACAAAATATGTTCACGTTTAAATAAACCGACACCAATAAATCAAACTGGACATTAAGGCGGTGACTTTTCGTTTTagaaacaattgcaaattacgTATACTTTAAAAACTATATTGGTTAGCATCATTAATTGACTCGCTTCACTTGTCACCAACATcatcatatattttatttattgagtctgcggcagcagctcagcaaAGGCCTGTGGCGGCTTAAAGCCGCGCACCTCAGTGAATACCAACTCCTTCCATTTCTCTACGGGCAGCTCGTTCTCTTCGAAACTTTGATCATAGATCGTCGATGTGGCTTCATCGGAGGGATCATGCCACTTTTCCATATAAGGATGAGCTAGCGCCTGCTCTGCGGTTATACGTTTCTCTGCATCCAGCTCCAGCATTTTTTCAAGCAAGTCTATTGCCAGGGGATTGGCTCCACGGAATACATCTCGGAAATTGCGAGGTGGCATCACAGGCAGAGAGCGAATGTAGGAACGCGCGCTCTCTGACGAAATTTTGTTCATAAACTCTTCGGACGGCGTTCCTAAGACTTCCATTATCAGGTTTAGCTGGTGTATGTGATCTGTGCCTGGGAAGAGCGTGCGTCCTGTTAAGAGCTCTGCCATAATGCAGCCCACAGACCAAATGTCCACCGTCTGATTATAGTGCATCCAATTGAGCATGATTTCTGGCGCACGATACCACCGTGTGGCTACATAGCctgtcatttcattttcagccGGACGCGCCAAACCAAAGTCCAGTATGCGCAGCTCACAATCCTCGTTTACCGCCAGATTGGAAGGCTTCAGGTCGCGATGTATAACGCCAGCACTATGTATATACTTAAGTCCGCGCAGAATCTGATAGACCAAAAACTGTACATGCTCATCGGAGAGTTTCTGCGTgcgtattatattatttagatCAGCGTCCATCAGATGCGTCACCATATAGACCTGCTGAAAATGATCAAGCGAGTCAGCGGGCTGCCCTGGATGAAAGACGTCCAGCAAACCTATAACATTTTCATGATCCATATGCTTCAGCAGTCTTAATTCGCGGTAAGTACGTTTGGCATGCACGGCGGATTGGAAGGGGCGAGCCAATTTCTTAATCGCTACCTTTGTCGTTGTGCCCTTTACTAATGCCTTGCACACCTGTCCATATGCGCCTTGGCCAACGGGCTGGAGGTTTTGGTATGTCTCGGGTATTTCCCACTCGGTGCGGTTTATGTCAAGCTTATAGAATTTCGGCATTTTGCTTGTGATTGTCTTAGAACTTTAATACCTTTTAATTATCGAATTATTGTCTAATTTTACGAGGTGTGCTTCTTCTTGCACATTTAAAAGTGTTGGCTAACGCAAATAATTATTGTCTATTTATCAGTTTTTGGACAGTCGTAAGATGTTTGCTACAGTGAAAggtttattttcttaatagCTCGAATTTAATCCCATTCAGCTAATTTTTCCCATGGCCAAAATATTATGTTACTTTGCAGCAAACAACTTAAATACTACAAGTATATTATCCTGTCACTTTAAAATACTTGTTACCAGTCGCAGTTAGGTTCAAGAAGTTCTTTCATCAGTGTTGGTTAACTCAAATGTGTGTGATGTTTTTCTAAAACAACTCCCAAATTAAAAGAACAGAATTTGCAAATCGCCGCGTGCAATTcttaatagaaatataattaaaataaagagcCAACTACgctgtaataaaataacacCATGCTTTCATTGCAAGTGCACCCTTAAATTGTTGAACTGCGGCTGAAAAAAAGTGCGCGATTTTTTGTGGCCGCCGCTGCCGCAACCGCGAGGCTCAACTAGgcgacaaataaaaattaaaggcAATTCAGCCAGCAATTCATTCACAATAGTTAAACGTTTGTAGCTGTAATTGTAGTGCGTATGAATTAAGCATGTCCAAAGCAAGTGAATTGTTTGATGAAGAGCTGTTTGAGACACGCTTGGAAGCGCTCAAGGACACGCAGGAATGTATACAACAAATGTCCAACTGGTGCCTGCAACATCGAATCAATCACAAGAAGATCATACACTCTTGGCTAAACGTATTCAAACGAGGTATGTAACAATAGTTCCTCAACTCTAATTCCACAGCTCTAATCGCATTGTAATGTTGCAGTGCGTGTGGATCATCGCCTGGTATTATTTTATCTGGCCAATGATGTTATACAGTACAGCAAACGCAAGCGCTATGAATTTGTAGAGTGCTGGGCCACAGCGCTACAAAGAGCCACCACTATGGTGCGGTAAGTTGAAGCagctaaaaacataaatttaaacacttcttattaattttataaacatttatttaaacagcgACGAGCGCGTAAAGGGCAAAATCTTGCGGATATTAGCAGCGTGAGATCTACAATGAAGAATTTCTCAGCGATCTTAGCGGCTTGCTTAATATAGCTCCGCCCAAGAAAGCGCCACCAAGCAGCGATCCCAGCAATGAGTATCAAAACTCTACGCTCATAACGCAGGTGAGGGAATGCGTTGAGCTGTCGGAAACCACAGACAAGAGCATGAAGAAGCTACCAAAACCGCCAAATTTCGAAATCGAAGTCATTAAGCAACAGCTAAAGGATAAAAGTCATTCTAATGAAATAGAAAAGGAGCTGGAACGCTATGTGGCTTTTATAAATGCGTACAACaagaatttacaaaatgaaattaagtgTCGCAAGGCGGTCTTGGATTCTAtagaagcagcgcaaaaattcTACGAGCACCAGGGGCGTGAAGTTAAAGTTGTAGCAAGTGTAAGTTAACGATGagagtttatgtttattgtttatttaatctAAATATCGTGCTTAGGCCTATAAAAGCTTTGGTACGCGAATCAAAATTGTCAAACGCAAGCTGGATGAGGTGATACCCACATTATCAAGCCCAATACCCTCGCCGGATATAAATGCGCCCTCACCAGAACGTGATGCGGATCTGCAGTTGCCCGATGAAAATTCGCCATTAGGCGAggtaaactaaattaaactaaattcgCATTTATTCAAATGTATTAATGTTTGCGCTTCCAGAGCATATTCAGCAGCGACGGTCTCAATGGTTTTGCCAGCTATTTGGATGGTCAGCTGCCCTTTGATATTAACGATTTTAAGCGTGAAACGAATGCCAAGGATCGTGGGAGTGCCATTGAAGTAATTGGCTCGCGTTCGGATGATGAGAGCTATACGCCAAGTGCCAATTTCTATAAACCCGAGACACTGAATAGCAATGCCTATGCAAATAACGCAAATGGTAATAGTGTCGGCTCTATACCGGGTCtgggcagcagcggcaacactGGCGAATATAATCCGGCGCAAATGCACAGCTCTTATGGTGGTGTATTGCCGCCACCAGCGCCGCCTAGTTTTGAGGAATAtgcgccgccaccgccaccccATCTGGGCTATGGTCAGGCAGAGAGTCAATATACGCCTGCGCCtttaaatagcagcaacaacatggcaCCACCGCCGCCTATGCCAGCAAACGCTGGTGGCGTAGATGATTTCAATAGTACTTGGGACATGAGCATGACTTGGACGCCGCTGGATAACAGcttaaatagcagcagctccagctatACGCCAACGCAAATAACGCCGCGCTCGCCGCCACACTTTGAGCGCAAAGGCAACGGTGCGCCCATTGAGTACAATGATCATCATAATGCTTCGGGGCTGGGTGCACAAGATGTGGATCATCGTGCAGTGCAACTGCCGCCGGCGTTTAACTTTCGATCCAAGACCACACAAAATGAAGATCTAACACGTCCGCTGGTGGATATTGATCATCGAAATTTGATATCACTCACAGGCTCACCAGGGGGTGCAGATAAGGTAGATACACCAAAGATAATAATTTTGTggagcttaaattttatttgtttctttttcaatACAGGACTTTACTGGCGGTGCAGATGTGGACTATCGCACAGCGCCAGTTCCCAATCATTCACCAATGATGGCGCCGCCGAATAAGAAAAAGCACAATTCGCCACTAAAATCAAATGCCAGTAAATAAACCAACGCAATTGTTAGTATTCGGTATGtcaaaacaaacttaatttttgCAGGTTCATCTTCAGAGTCGGATCGTGTAGATGGCTCGGCGCGCTATGATCCAGCTGATATGGTTGTGGACATGGATATGTCGGACGAGGATCTGGAAGAGTCGCAGCGAGGTAGTAGTTACATATTGATTGaagacaaatatatatatattaacgtTTTTTATGCAGAAATGATTGCTAATGTAAATGATGGTGAACTGGATCAAGCATCTGGACGGCCCGCGCTGCTGGAAACACCCGCagattttttaaatcaatggGACGACAGCATGCAGGACACTCAGGGtgatggccaacaacaacaacaaccaccaccTTTGCCACCGCAACCTTGGAATCAAATGCAGCCGCCTAGGCCCTGGAATGGCAGTGAAGGTAATGGCAATGGACCGAATGGTGTGCCGCCTCCGCCTAGGCAACCATTTGCTGGAGGGCCATTTCCGTTTAAGCCCTTTGGTAATAGTCCGGATAATATGCAACGTGGTCGTGGTCGCGGTCGCGGCTGGTCTGCACCATACAGGCCCAACTTTCAGCGCATGCCCAATAATCCGTTTGATGGACCCGGGCCTGGTCCCAGCGGACCCGGACCTGGACCGCGTCCGTTCTTTCAGCGTAGAGGGCGCATGCGTGGTAAACCTTGGATGTAATGACGTAttatagttaatatatatatagaggtTATAGTTGTTAGTTATCTTTATCTCATTtggatttaaatttattacacatatataaacaaagaaaaaaaacacacacacacacatatatataacctACGTATTTGAAAGTTGTGGCTcgttggcaacaacaatttataaacaattgcggAAACAGGAGAAATATTAAACCTTCTTAGTGTCATCAAACAATCTATGTTTAAGCAAGagtttttatgaaattaacgCAAAAGcagttttaatatttgtctGTCTATAAATGCCACGAATttgaaagcaacaataacaaaatgattTCGAGCAACCTTTAATAAAGATGCAATTACATTGAGTGACTttaaaactttgtttgctggttcaatttaaataaacttaccACGTGCCAAAGCAGGCTCTAAAGTCGTTTCCCTAAcggtttatatatatgtttataaaacgGTCAACGCAGCCAAGCATTTCAAATACTAGCAGAAATTTACAAAGACTTGTGTTgcgctaaaatatattttaagtttacaGTTGCCTTAGCTTCTATAATTATACAATGTAACGCTTTTAATTACAGTAATTAATTCAAGCAAGCTGTAactgtatataattaaaaaaataataattgtaattaaaaaaaaaacaactaattattgtaattaaaactttggTTATGCCAAAGTCTTATGCTCTTCACTAAATGTCTAATTATAAGCAAAGAAAcgctaacaaaaaaatcagacaaaacaaatttaaattaaataaagattgAATTCTTTTAACCATTTACTTGAAAAATACCCACAACTAACCCACAAGGCTTCAGGGGATAccattgagcagcagcatgacggctttatacatacatatacgtatacatattttttcGAAACCTCTATTTCAAGACTGACTTTTTGACTACCAAATCAGAATCACTCACGACTTTAGTACAAATGCTGAATCtctaaatcaaaatttattgcttgatctgcttttaaaaaatatttgtgaagAGCATAAGATATTAAAAACACTTGCTTGCTAGCCTAAGCATAGAGATATACGTAGTTAAGCATTTAGTTAATAAGCTTAGactaaatatgtatatttatatagagtaTAAATACAAATCTAAATGtgatatttaaaactaaaaaaatatacgtaCGTATAACTcagcaacatttaaacaaCGCCTTCAACTCTCTAACCCATGTTAAATAATCAACAGTTACAAATGTCTatgtttaaatcaattttcttttgctttagctgagAGTCCTTGCATGACTGTTTACCTGTTGATGGCACTTAATCACCTCCAAAGTATCTTTCGCTGCTGTCTTTATGGTCTGTGTCGGAAGTCGGAACTCATCAATCGTGTCGGCAAACAGTTGTTTGGACTGTTGTGGGCGTTACGCCCACCACTTGCATGCCGCTCCCAAGgataaaactatttaaactaGTTAACTGCAACCGACTGCATGTGGAAAATGTGAATTAATGTTGGGGTGATGTAAGTCAAAGGATGCGGCTGCAAAGCGCTACACGAAAGAAAAAATAGTGCAGATTATCTgtaagttaaaatatttaaacaacaaactatttttatttgtatagcGATAGGATAAATAGAGATTCTAATTTGTCTTTTAGTTACTATCGAGAATAATTCTTGTTCACTTCGTGACAAAAtctcttttaatttaatcttgTTTCGGATtccaaaattgtttttgctttgaaaattgtaattggaaaacatttttatatcataGAGTAAAATATAtctttaatgtttaattttcattattttatttttattttaatatttaatttgttgcttaagaaAAACTTAGTTAAACTAAATAACTAACAGCCTTTTAAAGATGACACTAGGTTCAAGTGATGCTGCGCCCCACAGCCCCCAAGCCCATATATGATGTAGGACACCCAaagataaattttaataatctCTGTCGAGCAGCGTTATCAAGTCTCCAATGTACGCCTGCGCCATTTGCAAAGTTTCGTACTTGGAGAGACGTCGATCGTGTCCCAGCGAGGGCACCACATCCCGCAGCTTATCAAAGGCATCGTTCAAGCTGTTCATGCGTCGACGCTCGCGTGCATTGGCGGCCAGACGACGCTTGCGCATGACATCCGGGCCAGACCGGGTAAGCTCTTGGGAGGACGAGGAGGATTCGCTGCTATCGTAAGGTTTGCTGCGTGAGGCTTTGCTCCAATACTTGGCGGCTTTGCTTTGGAACTTTGTGGCtgcgctgccgttgccgctactctgctgatgctgctgttgatgttgctgttgtgtctgtgtgcttagcatctgctccagctccagcataGCAGGCGTATCATAGTAAAGctctaagctgcagctgttggtGCCATCAGATAGACTGTCTGCACTGCCAGCAAAATCCTGATCCTGCGTCTGATACAAAAACTGCGCATAATCATTGTCAGTGCCCAGTAGAACATCCGCATTCGACTCTATGGCCTTAGATGGCGTCGtatgataataaaaatgttcGAGCAGCTCGTTGTTGGTCAGcatgtttgttgtgtgtgcgttgtGTATGCAAGTCAAAGGATAACTGAAGCAGCCACAGACTGTCAAGCAGCCTTTTATGCCAGTCAGCAGGCCAAGGCGTGCGGTGATTGGTTCAGACTGCAGGCAACTGCAGCTACCTGATTCGTTGAGCGTCTCAGGCACTGATccctgttgctgtttgctcttACCTGAGCGCTGGCTTAAGCCCGTGCCCTAAATTGGCTTGCGGTCAAAACGTTTAATTGCCTCTTGCGCATGCCTTTAAACTGCCATTTGCTACTGTACCTTAATCACATACATAACATAatgcataagtgtgtgtactatatacaaaattaaaacttttgtgcTGCTCAC
Proteins encoded in this region:
- the LOC108607576 gene encoding LOW QUALITY PROTEIN: uncharacterized protein LOC108607576 (The sequence of the model RefSeq protein was modified relative to this genomic sequence to represent the inferred CDS: inserted 2 bases in 1 codon) is translated as MSKASELFDEELFETRLEALKDTQECIQQMSNWCLQHRINHKKIIHSWLNVFKRVRVDHRLVLFYLANDVIQYSKRKRYEFVECWATALQRATTMVRDERVKGKILRILXQREIYNEEFLSDLSGLLNIAPPKKAPPSSDPSNEYQNSTLITQVRECVELSETTDKSMKKLPKPPNFEIEVIKQQLKDKSHSNEIEKELERYVAFINAYNKNLQNEIKCRKAVLDSIEAAQKFYEHQGREVKVVASAYKSFGTRIKIVKRKLDEVIPTLSSPIPSPDINAPSPERDADLQLPDENSPLGESIFSSDGLNGFASYLDGQLPFDINDFKRETNAKDRGSAIEVIGSRSDDESYTPSANFYKPETLNSNAYANNANGNSVGSIPGLGSSGNTGEYNPAQMHSSYGGVLPPPAPPSFEEYAPPPPPHLGYGQAESQYTPAPLNSSNNMAPPPPMPANAGGVDDFNSTWDMSMTWTPLDNSLNSSSSSYTPTQITPRSPPHFERKGNGAPIEYNDHHNASGLGAQDVDHRAVQLPPAFNFRSKTTQNEDLTRPLVDIDHRNLISLTGSPGGADKDFTGGADVDYRTAPVPNHSPMMAPPNKKKHNSPLKSNASSSSESDRVDGSARYDPADMVVDMDMSDEDLEESQREMIANVNDGELDQASGRPALLETPADFLNQWDDSMQDTQGDGQQQQQPPPLPPQPWNQMQPPRPWNGSEGNGNGPNGVPPPPRQPFAGGPFPFKPFGNSPDNMQRGRGRGRGWSAPYRPNFQRMPNNPFDGPGPGPSGPGPGPRPFFQRRGRMRGKPWM
- the LOC108607579 gene encoding mitogen-activated protein kinase p38b; this encodes MPKFYKLDINRTEWEIPETYQNLQPVGQGAYGQVCKALVKGTTTKVAIKKLARPFQSAVHAKRTYRELRLLKHMDHENVIGLLDVFHPGQPADSLDHFQQVYMVTHLMDADLNNIIRTQKLSDEHVQFLVYQILRGLKYIHSAGVIHRDLKPSNLAVNEDCELRILDFGLARPAENEMTGYVATRWYRAPEIMLNWMHYNQTVDIWSVGCIMAELLTGRTLFPGTDHIHQLNLIMEVLGTPSEEFMNKISSESARSYIRSLPVMPPRNFRDVFRGANPLAIDLLEKMLELDAEKRITAEQALAHPYMEKWHDPSDEATSTIYDQSFEENELPVEKWKELVFTEVRGFKPPQAFAELLPQTQ
- the LOC108608261 gene encoding ATP-binding cassette sub-family A member 9 isoform X2, with the protein product MASQCRVLIPVFWRKNFLYLRFNWIPLCLIFLFLTFCNVAYLHWTDNTSTIRMEIFESKDYVALKQLYFPANDDDKIYYAPSTENARSLVDQVRTELELPYERMLEYNSSDEMQMDMEQRCRGNCFAINFQEMPAPGDDGSFRYTLSSNQMRSLPEKRFVNDEQINHAKDDDEYIRNGFLTLQLVIDRQYMRYQRIDNNYELLLKSMPNLELSNADSNRINNSGTLFSIFFTFLLLSTFVVPYVEEKHNGIKAFLNLVTPMSFLDGLTFFSIRFFCYAFFLTITLIPAYYYHALGNSGIIFAVFLYLLYIVAQMSYAYLISVCFHSVFYAKIGGLVLFIIPYAFTFVRSWISKLACYFLCTNAFLEGLDVLQTFSNKHRELSGSDLFRIIKFDSSRLFSLYILLIFQTILYAVLYNYFACVFPGHGGLKRPLFFFLNPETYKKRQRNEYTTSPRGTDAIIISDLCKKFQSSKRETTIAQNLDMTIRNKEITVLLGHNGAGKTTIMNMIMGIVPKDSGKIIACSERDVASYRHLIGFCPQHSVFMNYMTCQQHLEFFAQLRGASRQDARLWAKEKLRKLNLTDKTNEYGCNLSGGMKRRLSLGIAIAGNTKIVILDEPSSGLDIESRRELWDILLALRKEKAILVTTHYMEEAEVLGDTICILVDGQLKANGSPLELKRKSGCGYFLKLQAHETKFLQQETLDLISNHIPNPIIQNIVKPTVYICLPYDYQKEFFNVLRSLEENMKRLGIETISITDTSLETVFLNCAGEADQVDTPDARARNDAPLLNYKRLQAPPSQWQLWRAIFYKKSTFLLNQWQYTCLMLSLPVIAVICVLFLMHSLSVVTNEAALPLKLSQLHTGTVYIYNPTGHHDKIEQQLRQYIEANGINAKTLTLRGSNSMHDELLQLQRENLADFLEDTIGVVDMYVDQRGTETTPTFELYYASNRYHSSVMLINMLDTCLLQLGKRDNQMQIEAIYVPIRRFVRDVSSSRLEYYPVIISAALFFSLFYYTSLPFREHVNGFRQLQPMSRYTYWFASFAMDALLHCGLCLILYIIQRIIMPSELYSVEEQGMIGFSFFFYGISYLPILYLLANNFKSISTISTYLLLMLIVSAAHYQRKSHSKTWQIEKPTFGNNRYIFLICHNGVRAGYGLLRHCVGAEILSQASTRILSVAVCQDIK
- the LOC108607580 gene encoding protein FRA10AC1; this translates as MSNNKSQTALFPINLDKLTDKERHNYILNQYVIPTAAEVQSRKHKRDIDVIRENHKFLWSEDADEDIQSLSWEQRLALRYYRKLFKEYCIADLSRYKENKIALRWRTEQEVVTGIGQFQCGSRHCGVREELRSWEVNFKYIEQGTSQNALVKVRLCPTHTEQLNYRTKKKEYKRQRRREKEDRKAEIKLKRRKLNERADDSVEPEESKDKIQEETKDEAESDTPQVGAATANEDVWSKQIDISKEEPSRELEFERYLEDLLL
- the LOC108608449 gene encoding basic helix-loop-helix transcription factor amos codes for the protein MLTNNELLEHFYYHTTPSKAIESNADVLLGTDNDYAQFLYQTQDQDFAGSADSLSDGTNSCSLELYYDTPAMLELEQMLSTQTQQQHQQQHQQSSGNGSAATKFQSKAAKYWSKASRSKPYDSSESSSSSQELTRSGPDVMRKRRLAANARERRRMNSLNDAFDKLRDVVPSLGHDRRLSKYETLQMAQAYIGDLITLLDRDY